Proteins from one Rosa chinensis cultivar Old Blush chromosome 7, RchiOBHm-V2, whole genome shotgun sequence genomic window:
- the LOC112177016 gene encoding E3 ubiquitin-protein ligase ORTHRUS 2 isoform X3 encodes MAHVSQLPCDGDGVCMLCKTTPSHEDQLTCRTCVTPWHVSCLSSRPESLASTLQWECPDCSSLSGDTPAVKSAVSGELIAAIRAIEADAALTEQQKASKRQELMSGKALPEEEEGAGRKGVNDGVLDGIFNCSFCMQLPERPVTTPCGHNFCLKCFQKWVGQGKRTCAKCRHAIPSKMASQPRINSSLVVAIRMAKMSKSYVTEGPAKVYHFVRNQDRPDKAFTTERAQKTGKSNAASGKIFVTIPADHFGPIPAEYDPERNQGVLVGECWEDRLECRQWGAHFPHVAGIAGQSNHGAQSVVLSGGYLDDEDHGEWFLYTGSGGRDLSGNKRTNKDQSFDQTFEKYNKALQVSCLKGYPVRVVRSHKEKRSSYAPEKGLRYDGVYRIEKCWTKVGIQGFKVCRYLFVRCDNEPAPWTSDEHGDRPRPLPPIPELKKATSIIERKSSPSWDFEEKDGCWKWKKSPPISKKTVQTLDSADRKRSRKGKKKAKNITVRERLLREFSCLVCGEVMTLPMTTPCAHNFCKSCLEGAFAGKSLVRERNRGGRTLRTQKNIMSCPSCPTDISDFLQDPQVNRELMDAIESLKSQNEEEENEDSAEEISEDVDNSDNEISTEMVEEAGVNECAEGSPTNCNPERSPKRQKVDAGEGSPKTNDEVVNCIPVAQTNGKGSPETDTEEVNETPVAHTNGKGSPAPVAKCGKQDAGPVGVAANTRRKKAEVVGKDNGSPSSPLLVQSDFE; translated from the exons ATGGCGCACGTTAGCCAGCTGCCATGCGACGGAGACGGCGTCTGCATGCTCTGCAAAACGACGCCGTCGCACGAGGACCAGCTCACCTGCAGGACCTGCGTCACGCCGTGGCACGTCAGCTGCCTCTCGTCCCGTCCCGAATCGCTGGCTTCCACTCTCCAGTGGGAGTGCCCGGACTGTTCCTCGCTCTCCGGCGACACGCCGGCCGTGAAATCGGCAGTCTCCGGCGAGCTGATCGCCGCGATCCGGGCGATCGAGGCGGATGCGGCGCTGACGGAGCAGCAGAAGGCGAGTAAGCGACAGGAGCTGATGAGCGGGAAGGCTCTgccggaggaagaagaaggcgcCGGCAGGAAGGGAGTAAACGATGGCGTTTTGGATGGGATTTTCAATTGCTCGTTCTGTATGCAACTACCGGAGAGACCTGTTACG ACACCATGTGGCCACAATTTCTGCTTGAAGTGCTTCCAGAAATGGGTTGGACAAGGGAAGCGTACTTGTGCAAAGTGCCGCCACGCCATTCCTTCCAAAATGGCAAGTCAACCCCGCATCAATTCTTCACTTGTAGTTGCCATACGTATGGCTAAGATGTCAAAATCATATGTTACTGAGGGGCCTGCTAAGGTATACCACTTTGTCCGAAACCAAGACAGACCTGACAAAGCTTTCACTACCGAGCGGGCGCAGAAAACTGGGAAATCTAATGCTGCAAGTGGCAAGATATTTGTCACAATTCCAGCTGATCATTTTGGACCTATACCTGCTGAATATGATCCTGAGAGAAACCAAGGTGTGCTGGTAGGGGAATGCTGGGAGGATAGGCTTGAATGTCGACAGTGGGGTGCACACTTTCCCCATGTTGCTGGTATAGCTGGACAGTCTAACCATGGTGCACAGTCAGTTGTGCTTTCAGGAGGGTACCTTGATGATGAGGATCATGGAGAGTGGTTCTTATACACCGGAAG TGGTGGAAGGGATTTGAGTGGGAATAAGCGAACAAACAAGGATCAGTCATTTGACCAGACATTTGAGAAATATAACAAGGCTCTCCAAGTTAGTTGCCTGAAAGGGTATCCTGTACGGGTGGTAAG ATCGCACAAGGAGAAGCGCTCTTCATATGCCCCTGAGAAAGGGTTGCGGTATGATGGAGTCTATAGAATTGAAAAATGTTGGACAAAGGTGGGAATCCAG GGGTTTAAGGTCTGCCGGTATCTTTTTGTTAGATGTGACAATGAACCTGCACCATGGACGAG TGATGAACATGGGGACCGGCCTAGACCTTTACCTCCAATACCTGAGCTGAAGAAAGCTACAAGTATAATAGAGAGGAAGTCAAGTCCATCGTGGGACTTTGAG GAGAAAGATGGCTGCTGGAAGTGGAAAAAGTCACCACCTATCAGTAAAAAAACCGTTCAGACATTAGATTCTGCTGATCGAAAGAGgtcaagaaaaggaaagaagaaggcAAAAAATATTACTGTCCGAGAGAGGCTCTTAAGag AATTCAGCTGCCTTGTTTGCGGGGAGGTCATGACATTACCAATGACCACACCTTGTGCTCATAACTTTTGCAAATCCTGTTTGGAAGGCGCTTTTGCGGGAAAGAGCTTGGTGAGAGAAAGAAACAGAGGGGGAAGAACCCTTCGAACCCAAAAGAATATAATGAGCTGCCCTTCTTGTCCTACTGATATCTCTGATTTTCTTCAAGATCCTCAG GTGAATAGAGAGTTAATGGATGCGATTGAGTCACTTAAGTCACAgaatgaagaggaagagaatgaGGATTCAGCTGAAGAAATCAGTGAAGATGTGGATAATTCTGACAACGAAATTAGCACTGAAATGGTTGAAGAAGCAGGTGTTAACGAATGTGCTGAGGGTTCTCCAACAAACTGCAATCCCGAAAGGAGTCCCAAACGACAGAAAGTTGATGCTGGTGAAGGCTCACCAAAAACCAATGATGAGGTGGTAAATTGCATTCCTGTCGCCCAGACTAATGGCAAAGGCTCACCGGAAACTGATACTGAAGAG GTAAATGAAACTCCTGTCGCTCATACTAATGGCAAAGGCTCACCGGCTCCAGTTGCAAAATGTGGCAAGCAAGATGCTGGTCCGGTTGGCGTTGCAGCAAATACTAGGAGGAAAAAGGCTGAAGTAGTGGGTAAAGATAATGGTTCCCCATCAAGTCCTCTGCTTGTGCAATCTGATTTTGAATGA
- the LOC112177016 gene encoding E3 ubiquitin-protein ligase ORTHRUS 2 isoform X2, with amino-acid sequence MAHVSQLPCDGDGVCMLCKTTPSHEDQLTCRTCVTPWHVSCLSSRPESLASTLQWECPDCSSLSGDTPAVKSAVSGELIAAIRAIEADAALTEQQKASKRQELMSGKALPEEEEGAGRKGVNDGVLDGIFNCSFCMQLPERPVTTPCGHNFCLKCFQKWVGQGKRTCAKCRHAIPSKMASQPRINSSLVVAIRMAKMSKSYVTEGPAKVYHFVRNQDRPDKAFTTERAQKTGKSNAASGKIFVTIPADHFGPIPAEYDPERNQGVLVGECWEDRLECRQWGAHFPHVAGIAGQSNHGAQSVVLSGGYLDDEDHGEWFLYTGSGGRDLSGNKRTNKDQSFDQTFEKYNKALQVSCLKGYPVRVVRSHKEKRSSYAPEKGLRYDGVYRIEKCWTKVGIQGFKVCRYLFVRCDNEPAPWTSDEHGDRPRPLPPIPELKKATSIIERKSSPSWDFEEKDGCWKWKKSPPISKKTVQTLDSADRKRSRKGKKKAKNITVRERLLREFSCLVCGEVMTLPMTTPCAHNFCKSCLEGAFAGKSLVRERNRGGRTLRTQKNIMSCPSCPTDISDFLQDPQVNRELMDAIESLKSQNEEEENEDSAEEISEDVDNSDNEISTEMVEEAGVNECAEGSPTNCNPERSPKRQKVDAGEGSPKTNDEVVNCIPVAQTNGKGSPETDTEEVNETPVAHTNGKGSPAPVAKCGKQDAGPVGVAANTRRKKAEVVGKDNGSPSSPLLVQSDFE; translated from the exons ATGGCGCACGTTAGCCAGCTGCCATGCGACGGAGACGGCGTCTGCATGCTCTGCAAAACGACGCCGTCGCACGAGGACCAGCTCACCTGCAGGACCTGCGTCACGCCGTGGCACGTCAGCTGCCTCTCGTCCCGTCCCGAATCGCTGGCTTCCACTCTCCAGTGGGAGTGCCCGGACTGTTCCTCGCTCTCCGGCGACACGCCGGCCGTGAAATCGGCAGTCTCCGGCGAGCTGATCGCCGCGATCCGGGCGATCGAGGCGGATGCGGCGCTGACGGAGCAGCAGAAGGCGAGTAAGCGACAGGAGCTGATGAGCGGGAAGGCTCTgccggaggaagaagaaggcgcCGGCAGGAAGGGAGTAAACGATGGCGTTTTGGATGGGATTTTCAATTGCTCGTTCTGTATGCAACTACCGGAGAGACCTGTTACG ACACCATGTGGCCACAATTTCTGCTTGAAGTGCTTCCAGAAATGGGTTGGACAAGGGAAGCGTACTTGTGCAAAGTGCCGCCACGCCATTCCTTCCAAAATGGCAAGTCAACCCCGCATCAATTCTTCACTTGTAGTTGCCATACGTATGGCTAAGATGTCAAAATCATATGTTACTGAGGGGCCTGCTAAGGTATACCACTTTGTCCGAAACCAAGACAGACCTGACAAAGCTTTCACTACCGAGCGGGCGCAGAAAACTGGGAAATCTAATGCTGCAAGTGGCAAGATATTTGTCACAATTCCAGCTGATCATTTTGGACCTATACCTGCTGAATATGATCCTGAGAGAAACCAAGGTGTGCTGGTAGGGGAATGCTGGGAGGATAGGCTTGAATGTCGACAGTGGGGTGCACACTTTCCCCATGTTGCTGGTATAGCTGGACAGTCTAACCATGGTGCACAGTCAGTTGTGCTTTCAGGAGGGTACCTTGATGATGAGGATCATGGAGAGTGGTTCTTATACACCGGAAG TGGTGGAAGGGATTTGAGTGGGAATAAGCGAACAAACAAGGATCAGTCATTTGACCAGACATTTGAGAAATATAACAAGGCTCTCCAAGTTAGTTGCCTGAAAGGGTATCCTGTACGGGTGGTAAG ATCGCACAAGGAGAAGCGCTCTTCATATGCCCCTGAGAAAGGGTTGCGGTATGATGGAGTCTATAGAATTGAAAAATGTTGGACAAAGGTGGGAATCCAG GGGTTTAAGGTCTGCCGGTATCTTTTTGTTAGATGTGACAATGAACCTGCACCATGGACGAG TGATGAACATGGGGACCGGCCTAGACCTTTACCTCCAATACCTGAGCTGAAGAAAGCTACAAGTATAATAGAGAGGAAGTCAAGTCCATCGTGGGACTTTGAG GAGAAAGATGGCTGCTGGAAGTGGAAAAAGTCACCACCTATCAGTAAAAAAACCGTTCAGACATTAGATTCTGCTGATCGAAAGAGgtcaagaaaaggaaagaagaaggcAAAAAATATTACTGTCCGAGAGAGGCTCTTAAGag AATTCAGCTGCCTTGTTTGCGGGGAGGTCATGACATTACCAATGACCACACCTTGTGCTCATAACTTTTGCAAATCCTGTTTGGAAGGCGCTTTTGCGGGAAAGAGCTTGGTGAGAGAAAGAAACAGAGGGGGAAGAACCCTTCGAACCCAAAAGAATATAATGAGCTGCCCTTCTTGTCCTACTGATATCTCTGATTTTCTTCAAGATCCTCAG GTGAATAGAGAGTTAATGGATGCGATTGAGTCACTTAAGTCACAgaatgaagaggaagagaatgaGGATTCAGCTGAAGAAATCAGTGAAGATGTGGATAATTCTGACAACGAAATTAGCACTGAAATGGTTGAAGAAGCAGGTGTTAACGAATGTGCTGAGGGTTCTCCAACAAACTGCAATCCCGAAAGGAGTCCCAAACGACAGAAAGTTGATGCTGGTGAAGGCTCACCAAAAACCAATGATGAGGTGGTAAATTGCATTCCTGTCGCCCAGACTAATGGCAAAGGCTCACCGGAAACTGATACTGAAGAGGTAAATGAAACTCCTGTCGCC CATACTAATGGCAAAGGCTCACCGGCTCCAGTTGCAAAATGTGGCAAGCAAGATGCTGGTCCGGTTGGCGTTGCAGCAAATACTAGGAGGAAAAAGGCTGAAGTAGTGGGTAAAGATAATGGTTCCCCATCAAGTCCTCTGCTTGTGCAATCTGATTTTGAATGA
- the LOC112177016 gene encoding E3 ubiquitin-protein ligase ORTHRUS 2 isoform X1 yields MAHVSQLPCDGDGVCMLCKTTPSHEDQLTCRTCVTPWHVSCLSSRPESLASTLQWECPDCSSLSGDTPAVKSAVSGELIAAIRAIEADAALTEQQKASKRQELMSGKALPEEEEGAGRKGVNDGVLDGIFNCSFCMQLPERPVTTPCGHNFCLKCFQKWVGQGKRTCAKCRHAIPSKMASQPRINSSLVVAIRMAKMSKSYVTEGPAKVYHFVRNQDRPDKAFTTERAQKTGKSNAASGKIFVTIPADHFGPIPAEYDPERNQGVLVGECWEDRLECRQWGAHFPHVAGIAGQSNHGAQSVVLSGGYLDDEDHGEWFLYTGSGGRDLSGNKRTNKDQSFDQTFEKYNKALQVSCLKGYPVRVVRSHKEKRSSYAPEKGLRYDGVYRIEKCWTKVGIQGFKVCRYLFVRCDNEPAPWTSDEHGDRPRPLPPIPELKKATSIIERKSSPSWDFEEKDGCWKWKKSPPISKKTVQTLDSADRKRSRKGKKKAKNITVRERLLREFSCLVCGEVMTLPMTTPCAHNFCKSCLEGAFAGKSLVRERNRGGRTLRTQKNIMSCPSCPTDISDFLQDPQVNRELMDAIESLKSQNEEEENEDSAEEISEDVDNSDNEISTEMVEEAGVNECAEGSPTNCNPERSPKRQKVDAGEGSPKTNDEVVNCIPVAQTNGKGSPETDTEEVNETPVAQTNGKGSPETDTEEVNETPVAHTNGKGSPAPVAKCGKQDAGPVGVAANTRRKKAEVVGKDNGSPSSPLLVQSDFE; encoded by the exons ATGGCGCACGTTAGCCAGCTGCCATGCGACGGAGACGGCGTCTGCATGCTCTGCAAAACGACGCCGTCGCACGAGGACCAGCTCACCTGCAGGACCTGCGTCACGCCGTGGCACGTCAGCTGCCTCTCGTCCCGTCCCGAATCGCTGGCTTCCACTCTCCAGTGGGAGTGCCCGGACTGTTCCTCGCTCTCCGGCGACACGCCGGCCGTGAAATCGGCAGTCTCCGGCGAGCTGATCGCCGCGATCCGGGCGATCGAGGCGGATGCGGCGCTGACGGAGCAGCAGAAGGCGAGTAAGCGACAGGAGCTGATGAGCGGGAAGGCTCTgccggaggaagaagaaggcgcCGGCAGGAAGGGAGTAAACGATGGCGTTTTGGATGGGATTTTCAATTGCTCGTTCTGTATGCAACTACCGGAGAGACCTGTTACG ACACCATGTGGCCACAATTTCTGCTTGAAGTGCTTCCAGAAATGGGTTGGACAAGGGAAGCGTACTTGTGCAAAGTGCCGCCACGCCATTCCTTCCAAAATGGCAAGTCAACCCCGCATCAATTCTTCACTTGTAGTTGCCATACGTATGGCTAAGATGTCAAAATCATATGTTACTGAGGGGCCTGCTAAGGTATACCACTTTGTCCGAAACCAAGACAGACCTGACAAAGCTTTCACTACCGAGCGGGCGCAGAAAACTGGGAAATCTAATGCTGCAAGTGGCAAGATATTTGTCACAATTCCAGCTGATCATTTTGGACCTATACCTGCTGAATATGATCCTGAGAGAAACCAAGGTGTGCTGGTAGGGGAATGCTGGGAGGATAGGCTTGAATGTCGACAGTGGGGTGCACACTTTCCCCATGTTGCTGGTATAGCTGGACAGTCTAACCATGGTGCACAGTCAGTTGTGCTTTCAGGAGGGTACCTTGATGATGAGGATCATGGAGAGTGGTTCTTATACACCGGAAG TGGTGGAAGGGATTTGAGTGGGAATAAGCGAACAAACAAGGATCAGTCATTTGACCAGACATTTGAGAAATATAACAAGGCTCTCCAAGTTAGTTGCCTGAAAGGGTATCCTGTACGGGTGGTAAG ATCGCACAAGGAGAAGCGCTCTTCATATGCCCCTGAGAAAGGGTTGCGGTATGATGGAGTCTATAGAATTGAAAAATGTTGGACAAAGGTGGGAATCCAG GGGTTTAAGGTCTGCCGGTATCTTTTTGTTAGATGTGACAATGAACCTGCACCATGGACGAG TGATGAACATGGGGACCGGCCTAGACCTTTACCTCCAATACCTGAGCTGAAGAAAGCTACAAGTATAATAGAGAGGAAGTCAAGTCCATCGTGGGACTTTGAG GAGAAAGATGGCTGCTGGAAGTGGAAAAAGTCACCACCTATCAGTAAAAAAACCGTTCAGACATTAGATTCTGCTGATCGAAAGAGgtcaagaaaaggaaagaagaaggcAAAAAATATTACTGTCCGAGAGAGGCTCTTAAGag AATTCAGCTGCCTTGTTTGCGGGGAGGTCATGACATTACCAATGACCACACCTTGTGCTCATAACTTTTGCAAATCCTGTTTGGAAGGCGCTTTTGCGGGAAAGAGCTTGGTGAGAGAAAGAAACAGAGGGGGAAGAACCCTTCGAACCCAAAAGAATATAATGAGCTGCCCTTCTTGTCCTACTGATATCTCTGATTTTCTTCAAGATCCTCAG GTGAATAGAGAGTTAATGGATGCGATTGAGTCACTTAAGTCACAgaatgaagaggaagagaatgaGGATTCAGCTGAAGAAATCAGTGAAGATGTGGATAATTCTGACAACGAAATTAGCACTGAAATGGTTGAAGAAGCAGGTGTTAACGAATGTGCTGAGGGTTCTCCAACAAACTGCAATCCCGAAAGGAGTCCCAAACGACAGAAAGTTGATGCTGGTGAAGGCTCACCAAAAACCAATGATGAGGTGGTAAATTGCATTCCTGTCGCCCAGACTAATGGCAAAGGCTCACCGGAAACTGATACTGAAGAGGTAAATGAAACTCCTGTCGCCCAGACTAATGGCAAGGGCTCACCGGAAACCGATACTGAAGAGGTAAATGAAACTCCTGTCGCTCATACTAATGGCAAAGGCTCACCGGCTCCAGTTGCAAAATGTGGCAAGCAAGATGCTGGTCCGGTTGGCGTTGCAGCAAATACTAGGAGGAAAAAGGCTGAAGTAGTGGGTAAAGATAATGGTTCCCCATCAAGTCCTCTGCTTGTGCAATCTGATTTTGAATGA
- the LOC112177016 gene encoding E3 ubiquitin-protein ligase ORTHRUS 2 isoform X4, with amino-acid sequence MEYFFFLTPCGHNFCLKCFQKWVGQGKRTCAKCRHAIPSKMASQPRINSSLVVAIRMAKMSKSYVTEGPAKVYHFVRNQDRPDKAFTTERAQKTGKSNAASGKIFVTIPADHFGPIPAEYDPERNQGVLVGECWEDRLECRQWGAHFPHVAGIAGQSNHGAQSVVLSGGYLDDEDHGEWFLYTGSGGRDLSGNKRTNKDQSFDQTFEKYNKALQVSCLKGYPVRVVRSHKEKRSSYAPEKGLRYDGVYRIEKCWTKVGIQGFKVCRYLFVRCDNEPAPWTSDEHGDRPRPLPPIPELKKATSIIERKSSPSWDFEEKDGCWKWKKSPPISKKTVQTLDSADRKRSRKGKKKAKNITVRERLLREFSCLVCGEVMTLPMTTPCAHNFCKSCLEGAFAGKSLVRERNRGGRTLRTQKNIMSCPSCPTDISDFLQDPQVNRELMDAIESLKSQNEEEENEDSAEEISEDVDNSDNEISTEMVEEAGVNECAEGSPTNCNPERSPKRQKVDAGEGSPKTNDEVVNCIPVAQTNGKGSPETDTEEVNETPVAQTNGKGSPETDTEEVNETPVAHTNGKGSPAPVAKCGKQDAGPVGVAANTRRKKAEVVGKDNGSPSSPLLVQSDFE; translated from the exons atggaGTACTTCTTTTTTCTG ACACCATGTGGCCACAATTTCTGCTTGAAGTGCTTCCAGAAATGGGTTGGACAAGGGAAGCGTACTTGTGCAAAGTGCCGCCACGCCATTCCTTCCAAAATGGCAAGTCAACCCCGCATCAATTCTTCACTTGTAGTTGCCATACGTATGGCTAAGATGTCAAAATCATATGTTACTGAGGGGCCTGCTAAGGTATACCACTTTGTCCGAAACCAAGACAGACCTGACAAAGCTTTCACTACCGAGCGGGCGCAGAAAACTGGGAAATCTAATGCTGCAAGTGGCAAGATATTTGTCACAATTCCAGCTGATCATTTTGGACCTATACCTGCTGAATATGATCCTGAGAGAAACCAAGGTGTGCTGGTAGGGGAATGCTGGGAGGATAGGCTTGAATGTCGACAGTGGGGTGCACACTTTCCCCATGTTGCTGGTATAGCTGGACAGTCTAACCATGGTGCACAGTCAGTTGTGCTTTCAGGAGGGTACCTTGATGATGAGGATCATGGAGAGTGGTTCTTATACACCGGAAG TGGTGGAAGGGATTTGAGTGGGAATAAGCGAACAAACAAGGATCAGTCATTTGACCAGACATTTGAGAAATATAACAAGGCTCTCCAAGTTAGTTGCCTGAAAGGGTATCCTGTACGGGTGGTAAG ATCGCACAAGGAGAAGCGCTCTTCATATGCCCCTGAGAAAGGGTTGCGGTATGATGGAGTCTATAGAATTGAAAAATGTTGGACAAAGGTGGGAATCCAG GGGTTTAAGGTCTGCCGGTATCTTTTTGTTAGATGTGACAATGAACCTGCACCATGGACGAG TGATGAACATGGGGACCGGCCTAGACCTTTACCTCCAATACCTGAGCTGAAGAAAGCTACAAGTATAATAGAGAGGAAGTCAAGTCCATCGTGGGACTTTGAG GAGAAAGATGGCTGCTGGAAGTGGAAAAAGTCACCACCTATCAGTAAAAAAACCGTTCAGACATTAGATTCTGCTGATCGAAAGAGgtcaagaaaaggaaagaagaaggcAAAAAATATTACTGTCCGAGAGAGGCTCTTAAGag AATTCAGCTGCCTTGTTTGCGGGGAGGTCATGACATTACCAATGACCACACCTTGTGCTCATAACTTTTGCAAATCCTGTTTGGAAGGCGCTTTTGCGGGAAAGAGCTTGGTGAGAGAAAGAAACAGAGGGGGAAGAACCCTTCGAACCCAAAAGAATATAATGAGCTGCCCTTCTTGTCCTACTGATATCTCTGATTTTCTTCAAGATCCTCAG GTGAATAGAGAGTTAATGGATGCGATTGAGTCACTTAAGTCACAgaatgaagaggaagagaatgaGGATTCAGCTGAAGAAATCAGTGAAGATGTGGATAATTCTGACAACGAAATTAGCACTGAAATGGTTGAAGAAGCAGGTGTTAACGAATGTGCTGAGGGTTCTCCAACAAACTGCAATCCCGAAAGGAGTCCCAAACGACAGAAAGTTGATGCTGGTGAAGGCTCACCAAAAACCAATGATGAGGTGGTAAATTGCATTCCTGTCGCCCAGACTAATGGCAAAGGCTCACCGGAAACTGATACTGAAGAGGTAAATGAAACTCCTGTCGCCCAGACTAATGGCAAGGGCTCACCGGAAACCGATACTGAAGAGGTAAATGAAACTCCTGTCGCTCATACTAATGGCAAAGGCTCACCGGCTCCAGTTGCAAAATGTGGCAAGCAAGATGCTGGTCCGGTTGGCGTTGCAGCAAATACTAGGAGGAAAAAGGCTGAAGTAGTGGGTAAAGATAATGGTTCCCCATCAAGTCCTCTGCTTGTGCAATCTGATTTTGAATGA
- the LOC112177017 gene encoding uncharacterized protein LOC112177017 — protein MEVGSYRSLRPLVSGVKFVLRQRLALHRQIRSPVLVSARVLSPARVLTSTRLLRQPILTIRPGWWRSVHDVFLDVVPGGLWVVASLLCSLLGLIGAVVVRQNIGNLVLAVRRYWRLLCNIWRVVRNHWDIISQVWEYINTNWDQIYNFVSVNWGTIWQILEYVSASWDSILQSLQYISTNWYTVLQGWDYISTNFDVVEQSLDYISANREYLLAIWQCLVAIWRFLRAIWRFVRALRVGLAVCFPLIPTPPMLPLPRRFPYPYGPGLQGINNPLRGPTMIVRRSGHNCSYENVIGLAGVLSTVPPNRFFPPISPDAVLAIVTPLFLRIVYFVA, from the exons ATGGAG GTTGGGTCCTATAGAAGCTTGAGGCCACTGGTTTCTGGTGTGAAATTTGTTTTAAGGCAGCGATTAGCTTTGCATAGGCAGATTCGGAGTCCCGTGTTGGTCTCAGCTCGTGTTTTGAGTCCAGCTCGTGTCTTAACTTCAACAAGACTGTTGAGGCAGCCAATTTTAACTATAAGACCTGGTTGGTGGAGGTCTGTTCATGATGTTTTTCTGGATGTTGTCCCTGGAGGTTTGTGGGTTGTGGCTTCTTTGTTATGTTCTTTGTTGGGTTTAATAGGGGCCGTGGTTGTCAGGCAAAACATAGGTAACTTGGTGCTTGCCGTTCGTCGTTATTGGAGGCTACTTTGCAATATATGGAGAGTTGTTCGCAATCATTGGGATATTATATCTCAAGTGTGGGAATATATAAATACTAATTGGGACCAGATCTATAACTTTGTTTCAGTAAATTGGGGAACTATTTGGCAGATCTTGGAATATGTTTCAGCAAGCTGGGATAGTATTTTGCAGAGCTTGCAATATATTTCTACAAACTGGTACACTGTTCTCCAGGGTTGGGAttacatttccaccaactttgACGTTGTTGAGCAGAGCTTGGACTACATTTCGGCAAATAGGGAATACTTACTTGCCATTTGGCAGTGCCTTGTAGCTATCTGGAGGTTCCTAAGAGCTATCTGGAGGTTTGTTAGAGCTCTTAGGGTGGGCCTTGCAGTATGTTTTCCTCTCATACCTACTCCCCCAATGTTGCCTCTTCCCAGAAGGTTTCCTTATCCATATGGACCAGGTTTGCAGGGAATCAACAATCCACTCAGAGGCCCCACAATGATAGTGCGTAG GTCTGGTCACAATTGTTCATATGAAAATGTTATTGGGTTGGCTGGAGTACTTTCAACTGTTCCTCCGAATCGTTTCTTTCCTCCCATTAGCCCGGATGCAGTGCTCGCGATTGTGACGCCATTGTTCCTCAGAATCGTCTATTTCGTTGCTTAG